ATGGCGAAACCCTCATCAACCGTCCGGATTTCCGCACATCGTGTGCGATCAAGGAACGGCGGTTCGAACCCAACTCCTATGCCTTCGACCCGGTGAGGGCCCCCAACGCCAGTGGTCAACAGTGGAGATTGAGCAGGTTCGAGCGCAATCACGTCTGGCCGAACTCCTTTGCTGACAAGCCCATTGACAGCACCCATGAGAGCTCCGCCCGTCCCAACGCCGGCGCAGATGAGATCTACGGCCCCACCAGTCTGCTCGGCGATCTCGGCCCCCATCGGCTCATAGCCAACTAGAACGTCCGGAGAACCAAATTGGTCCGCATAGAAACAGCCTTCCTTGGAAACCAGTTCTTGCGCCCGGCCCTTCATGCGACCGATTAGTTCAGGCGTGATCGCACCGTCCTCGCTTGTCTCAATTATGACTTCAGCCCCGTATGCACGCATCGAACGTAACTTCGCCGCCGCGAATGCATCGGATGACACCGCCACGAAGCTCAGACCCAACCGAGCTGCAACAAAAGCAAGTGCCGTACCCGTGCTTCCACCCGTGTACTCAACTACCCGATCACCAGGTTTGACCTCGCCTCTCTCGATCGCACGTCCGAGAACAGCGACTGCCATACGGTCCTTGTAACTCCCCGTTGGGTTACCCGACTCCAGTTTGAGCCACACGGTCCCGCACCCATCTGGAACAACCTTGTTGAGTTGAACTAGTGGGGTGCCTCCCACGGAGGTGGACAGAAGTGGGTCGGTTGAATACACGGCCCAAATCTAGGCACACCGAGGGGGCACGGCTTCGGTCTGATCTTGTAGCCGTCATGGTCCACTGAGGGTCGCGTCTCTCGTGGCTTCGGCTGCCAGGAGCTCGAGAATCACGATTCCGGACCGAATCCGTACCCAAAACCCGCCCACTGATTTCGACCGTGACTACCCGCCCCGGCAGATGTCTGTGATTGCAGGCGAAACGAGGGGTAACGGAAGAAAGATCACATAGGCCTTAGGTATCATCACCTCCAACGCACCAAGTTCATTGGTTGGTCAAGCGGCTGCCCGTTGAGTGAACTGATCAGGAATCGGATTCCTCGGCGTGATCAGCTTCGACGGCCGCCACCAGGCGAGCTGGCAGGTCGGGGATTTCGGAACGGACTCTTGACCAACTGGGGATAAATGCTGTCTCCAACGGATCGTCCAGGAACTCCTGGCCGGCTCGAACGACAGACCGGGCGAACACTTCGATGGCCGATTCCTCGGCGTGGCGGTCGTAGGCCATGGCATTGAACGCCGCGTCGGCTTCGTACCGGTCAATGAGGTCCAGGGCAGTGCGGTCATAGGCCGCTTCCAGTGAGCGGAAGCCCTCGGCGCTTAGCACCACGCCACCAATGGCCAGCTTTCGGTAGATGGCCCGGGCGATGTCGACGCTCATCCGGTGCAGTCCGTCGGTGGGGTCGTCGGCCGATAGCTCCCGGTGCTTGTGGTCGTAGCCATCGGCCACGTCCACCTGGCAGACCCGGGTGGTGGGGAAGTGCCGGTAGACCTCGGCTAGGACTCCGATCTCGAACCCCCAGTCTGAAGGCACCCTCAGGGTCTCGGCCACGTCGGTGGACATGGCACATTCGCCGGCCAGCGGGTACCGGAAGCTATCCAGATACCTGAGGTAGCCCAGGTCGCCGAATGTCACTGCCAGTGCCCGGACCAGCGGGGTCACGAAGAGGCGGGTAACCCGCCCGAAGAGTCGATCGGGTCCCATACCGTCCCCCGAGGCCCGGTGGTAATAGCCCTTGGCGAACCCGAACCGGTTCGAGGGGTGAGCCACCGGATAGAGCAGGCGGGCCGGCAACGACCGGTCATAGTCGCGAATGTCTGCGTCATGGAGGGCCACGATGCTGCTCCGACCTGAAGCTAGGAAGTGGCCGAGGCAGAACCAGACGTTGCGCCCCTTGCCCGGCTGGCCTGTAGGCAGGCCATGAGCCTCCAATTCATCCCGTAGGGCCGTGAGTCGAGGTCCGTCGTTCCAGAGGATGCGGTGCTGCTGGGGGAGCCGGGAGAAGATTCGATGAGCTCTGGCAAAATCATCCCGGCTGGCCCGGTCCAGGCCGATCACCACCTCGTCGAGGTAGGAAACGGCAGCCAACTGGTCGACGATGCGTTGCAGCGCTGCACCGTCGAGGTCGGCCACCAGACAGGGAATGACCAGCGACATGGGCCGGTCGACGCTCCACGACTTGAGTTCCTGCTCGAGATCCGCGGTCGGTCGACGCCTGAGGTCATGCAGCGTGGCGATCACGCCGTTCTGGAAGAAGTCGGCCACTTCCCGAGGCTAGGGGCTCCCGGCAGCCAGCTTCCCTTTCGGCGCGGCTCCGGTCCCTATGGGCAGTCGGACATCATCAGATCATCACTGTTCCAAGGTCTATCGATCACTGGCCGGGCGTTAGCGTTGCCTTCCGATGGTTCCTCTCGTTCGGTGGCGTGGCGCGCTTGCTCTGGTGATCGCTATCGCCGGGTCGACCCTGCTGGCGGTCGCCTGTTCGGTTGCCGGTGGGAGCACGGCGGATGGCGTTCGGACCATTGTGGTGCTGACGGCTGACCAGGCCACCGAGATCGTTGTTCCTGCCGGATTTGCGTCGGCCACCACGGCCCCTCCCACCAGCGCCGTCCCCTCCGCCGAACCCTCTTCGTCAGACACCTTCGCATCGGACACGGAGGTCTCATCCTCCGATTCGTCGACATCAGGAACCTCGTCGACGCCAGAAACCTCGTCGACCCCAGAAACCTCGTCGGCGGTGTTCGACGAAGACGAGGCCGACGGGTATTCGGATGCGGAATCGAACCAGCAGCCGGCCACCACCACGGTCGCGGAGTTGGCTGCCACGACCACGGTGGTCGAATTGGTGAAGGAGACGATTCCTCTGGCCGAAGAGGAGCGGGTGCATCCCGGGGTGCGGTTAATGAGCGCCCTGGACGAGTTCAACGCCTGTCTGGCCGAGGAAGGACACGAGTGGATCGGAATGCCCGATGCCGCAGCGGGTCCCGAGGCGCCGGCGAATCAGCCCGCCTACCTTCAAGCGCTACAGCTCTGCAACAGCCAGACCGGGATCTCTGACGCCTTGCAGGGCTACCAGACCTCCCGCTCAGACCTCTCTCCTGAGGAGATCCGGCAGGAGAACCAGAACTTCATCGACCTAGTGGACTGCCTCCGAGGTCTGGGCTGGTCGGTTGGTGACCTGCGACCCGACGAGGACGGCCTCCTTAACCCGGGAGACGAGTTTGTGGGTCCCGACGGCGAGATCGTGAGCGATGACATCCGAGATTGCGCCAGCCAGATCGCGCTGGCTGCCGAAACCGAGGGGTGACCAGATGATTCGAGCAGGCGTAGTGGTGGCAGCGGCCCTGATGGCCGCCGGCTGTGGTGGAGGCGGCAGCGAGACGGCCCGCACGGTGACCCTGTTGGCCGAGGATGCACCGTCGGCAATCGTAATCTCGACCACCGTGGCGCCCAGCACGACCGTGGTACCCACCACGGCGGCACCCACGACCGTAGAGGCCGCCAAGGAGGCCACGTCCACATCCGCTGAGGCCACGTCCACATCCGCTGAGGCCACGGCATCCGAGACCAGTCTCGAGGTCGAGCCCGAACCGGAGGCGACTACGACGACCACCGAGGTGGTCAAGGAGACCATCCCGTTGGCCGAGCAGGATGTTCCCGCCGGGATCAAGATGATGGATTCCCTTGAGGAGTTCAACGGCTGTCTAGAGGAAGAAGGGACGACATTCATCGGTCGTCCCGATCCCGACCTGGGTGCCGAGAACCCGGTCAATCAGCCGGAATACATCGAAGCGCTGACCCTGTGCGCAGCGCGGTCAGGCATCGTCGACGCGATGCAGGAGTTCCAGATGTCGAGGATCGGACGGTCCCCGGATCAGATCCGTGAGGCCAACGAGCAGTTCATCGAGTTGGCCGGCTGCTTGCGGGGTAAGGGCTGGACGGTTAGTGACCCGGTGCCCGATGCTGAGGGTTCGCTTGGCCCCGGCGAGGACTTCCAAAGTCCCGACGGCGATCTCGACCTCGACGACATCCGTGGCTGTATCAGTGAGCGGAATCTGGCAGACGGAGGAGATGACCAGTGAGGAAGCGCTTGAAGGGCCTGTTTTCCCTGGCCGTAGCGACGGCCGTCGCGGTAGCCGTCGTGGTGTGGCAGCCATGGGCTGACGAGACGACGGTGGCCGACCCCGGGGTCGACCGGGCCATCGCTGAGTCGGTGTCGGTTCGGACGTTGACCGACGAGATCACTATCCGGGGTGAGCTGCGTCGCGATGAACTCCAGGTGGTAACGGCCGCAGTGGACGGCAAGGTCGGACACGTGTCTGTCGAAGACGGGGACACCGTCAATGCCGGTGATGCGCTGCTGACCATCGACGGTCGCGAGGTCGTCGCCGTACTCGGTGATTTCGCGTTCTACCGCCAGTTGGACGTGGGGTCCGAGGGCCCCGACGTCCGACAGTTGGAGAACATTTTGTCGTCCGCCGGCTACCCGGTGGGGGACGTGGACTCCCTCTATACCGAAGAGACCCGATCCGGTCTTGCCGCGTGGCAGGCCGATCACGGCTACATCGGTGCGGCCCCCGAGGCCGACGAGGTCGTGACGGTCACCCTGCAGGGCAATCCTGCGGGCTATGTGGTGGGTCCGGTCAACGCCGTTTCAGTTCGCATCGGACCGGCGGTAGCCACCGCTGGTGAACTGCGCGAGAGCCAGTCAGCAGCAGTGATGGCCACCGCGGCAGCCGTTGTAGATGCGGCGGCTGTGGCCGACACGCCGGTTCCCACGGTGAGCCTGACCTCCGCGGCCGTGGTCGTCCAGGAGGGGCGACCCGTGGTGGTGACCATCTCCGCCGATGTGGCACCGGTGGCCGACCTGCAGATACCGATCACCATCTCCGGCGACGTCATGGTCGGCGACGACTACGTGGATCCGGACGACACGATTGTGCTGCCGGCCGGC
This genomic window from Acidimicrobiales bacterium contains:
- a CDS encoding cysteine synthase family protein, with translation MGGTPLVQLNKVVPDGCGTVWLKLESGNPTGSYKDRMAVAVLGRAIERGEVKPGDRVVEYTGGSTGTALAFVAARLGLSFVAVSSDAFAAAKLRSMRAYGAEVIIETSEDGAITPELIGRMKGRAQELVSKEGCFYADQFGSPDVLVGYEPMGAEIAEQTGGAVDLICAGVGTGGALMGAVNGLVSKGVRPDVIALEPAQSPLLTTGVGGPHRVEGIGVGFEPPFLDRTRCAEIRTVDEGFAMEMCRRLAFEEGLLCGVSTGLNVCAAIELAAELGRGSSVVTLACDSGLKYLDSGLFDRPV
- a CDS encoding biotin/lipoyl-binding protein; the protein is MRKRLKGLFSLAVATAVAVAVVVWQPWADETTVADPGVDRAIAESVSVRTLTDEITIRGELRRDELQVVTAAVDGKVGHVSVEDGDTVNAGDALLTIDGREVVAVLGDFAFYRQLDVGSEGPDVRQLENILSSAGYPVGDVDSLYTEETRSGLAAWQADHGYIGAAPEADEVVTVTLQGNPAGYVVGPVNAVSVRIGPAVATAGELRESQSAAVMATAAAVVDAAAVADTPVPTVSLTSAAVVVQEGRPVVVTISADVAPVADLQIPITISGDVMVGDDYVDPDDTIVLPAG